A single window of Granulicella sibirica DNA harbors:
- the mutL gene encoding DNA mismatch repair endonuclease MutL translates to MGRIRILSDQVANQIAAGEVVERPASVVKELLENSIDAGATRIRVEIEAGGRKLIRIVDNGSGMVRDDALLAFERHATSKLRTSDDLLSIATLGFRGEALPSIASVARVHLETRAAEDDAGTVIEIAGGSILRVEDAGLPVGTTIAVKDLFYNTPARRKFLKSEQTELAHIAALVTHYALAHPEKHFELHSATQALLVAAGVPHAGDRMFQIFGRETTGLMLPTAAELDFARAGLPEPPPWKREEDYVAADPGYIRVSGFVSKPELQKLNRNSVYVFVNQRLIRDRLVLHALTEAYRNIIPPTSFPVVLLFLEMPPQEVDVNVHPAKTEVRFRQPSFVHDFIRDTVRTTLVQARPAASFMAAVEGSASPSLLLDVSPLPGGPEAFLGPNRPESEGDPSRGDVDFFRLKSPVVPASPGRLEFAGAPLAVGYDEPVSAGDPLLGLKPAAGYEAPAPVVRNDRWNEGSRPMVEPEGTLESLGSLKSLGQIRDSFILAVNEEGLWIVDQHVAHERILFERVMREREVEQVQRQRLLMPMLVDLLPAQMVAFAEIAAELERNGFEVEPFGPRTLAVKAAPVGLEGRELEQMLEEVLSVPDREQQSENADTRRRRIAASIACHAAVKINMPLDSAKIDWLLTELAKTEHPTSCPHGRPIALRYSHKDIQRAFQRS, encoded by the coding sequence ATGGGACGCATCCGCATTCTTTCCGACCAGGTGGCCAACCAGATTGCCGCAGGCGAGGTGGTCGAACGGCCGGCTTCGGTGGTGAAGGAGCTGCTCGAGAACTCGATCGACGCCGGGGCGACGCGGATTCGGGTGGAGATCGAGGCGGGTGGACGGAAGCTGATCCGGATCGTCGATAACGGGTCGGGCATGGTGCGGGACGACGCGCTCTTGGCGTTCGAGCGGCATGCGACGTCGAAGCTGAGGACGTCCGACGACCTGCTCTCGATTGCGACGCTCGGGTTTCGCGGAGAGGCGCTGCCGAGTATCGCGTCCGTGGCGCGGGTGCATCTGGAGACGCGGGCGGCTGAGGATGATGCCGGGACGGTCATCGAGATCGCGGGTGGGAGCATCCTGCGGGTCGAAGATGCAGGGCTGCCGGTGGGTACGACGATCGCCGTGAAGGATTTGTTCTACAACACCCCGGCGAGGCGCAAGTTCCTGAAGTCGGAGCAGACCGAGCTTGCGCACATCGCAGCCCTGGTAACGCACTACGCGCTGGCGCATCCCGAGAAGCACTTCGAGCTGCACTCAGCAACGCAGGCTCTGCTCGTGGCAGCGGGCGTGCCCCATGCAGGGGACCGGATGTTCCAGATCTTCGGTCGTGAGACCACGGGACTGATGCTCCCGACAGCGGCGGAACTCGACTTCGCAAGGGCCGGGCTTCCGGAGCCTCCGCCATGGAAGCGCGAAGAGGACTATGTCGCGGCGGACCCGGGCTATATTCGGGTGTCGGGGTTCGTATCGAAGCCGGAGTTGCAGAAGCTGAACCGGAACTCGGTCTATGTTTTCGTCAACCAGAGGCTGATCCGCGACCGTCTTGTCCTGCACGCGCTGACGGAGGCGTATCGCAACATCATCCCGCCGACATCGTTTCCGGTTGTGCTGCTGTTTCTCGAGATGCCGCCGCAGGAGGTGGACGTCAACGTCCATCCTGCGAAGACCGAGGTCAGGTTTCGGCAGCCGAGCTTTGTGCACGACTTCATCCGCGACACCGTACGGACGACGCTGGTGCAGGCCCGGCCTGCGGCAAGCTTCATGGCTGCGGTGGAGGGATCGGCGAGCCCATCCCTTCTGCTGGATGTAAGCCCTTTGCCGGGTGGGCCGGAGGCGTTCCTTGGGCCAAATCGCCCGGAATCCGAGGGCGATCCAAGCCGCGGTGATGTCGATTTCTTCCGGCTCAAATCACCGGTCGTTCCGGCATCTCCGGGAAGGCTGGAGTTTGCGGGAGCCCCGCTCGCGGTCGGGTACGACGAGCCGGTCTCGGCGGGAGATCCGCTGCTCGGACTGAAGCCCGCGGCGGGGTATGAGGCGCCAGCGCCCGTCGTACGGAACGACCGCTGGAACGAAGGCTCGAGGCCGATGGTCGAGCCGGAGGGGACGCTCGAGTCGTTAGGAAGCTTGAAGTCGCTCGGACAGATCCGCGACTCGTTCATCCTGGCGGTCAACGAGGAGGGCCTATGGATCGTCGATCAGCACGTGGCGCATGAGCGCATTCTGTTCGAGCGTGTGATGCGCGAGCGCGAGGTGGAGCAGGTCCAGCGGCAGAGGCTTCTGATGCCCATGCTTGTCGACCTGCTGCCAGCCCAGATGGTGGCGTTCGCCGAGATTGCGGCGGAGCTGGAGCGGAACGGCTTCGAGGTCGAGCCGTTCGGGCCGAGGACGCTGGCGGTGAAAGCCGCTCCGGTCGGCCTGGAGGGGCGGGAGCTGGAGCAGATGCTCGAAGAGGTGTTGTCGGTGCCTGACCGGGAGCAGCAGAGCGAGAACGCCGACACCCGGCGGCGTCGGATCGCGGCGAGCATCGCCTGCCACGCGGCGGTGAAGATCAACATGCCGCTCGACAGCGCCAAAATCGACTGGCTGCTGACCGAACTGGCAAAAACCGAGCATCCGACGAGCTGTCCGCACGGCAGGCCCATCGCACTGCGGTATTCTCATAAAGACATCCAACGCGCGTTCCAGCGGAGCTGA
- a CDS encoding DUF6979 family protein, whose product MANRYGEAALMAVRMETYGKAITPLERWEHAVGKLYPTTPAGQKKGGPRGAFLGLCEAGLVKGIPGGSSSPSNKNKVLAVKAIDLLKAGTHTTVSQLWAEVNEDPETPHGSQMDVVMALWKNGLIVNG is encoded by the coding sequence ATGGCAAATCGGTATGGCGAAGCGGCGTTGATGGCAGTTCGGATGGAGACGTATGGCAAGGCGATCACACCACTCGAACGGTGGGAGCACGCGGTAGGCAAGCTTTATCCGACGACACCGGCGGGACAGAAAAAGGGCGGACCGCGCGGCGCCTTCCTTGGACTGTGCGAGGCCGGCCTGGTCAAGGGCATTCCGGGGGGAAGCAGCAGTCCGAGTAACAAGAACAAGGTGCTCGCGGTGAAGGCGATTGACCTGTTGAAGGCGGGAACGCACACGACCGTCAGCCAGTTGTGGGCTGAGGTCAACGAAGATCCGGAAACACCGCACGGGAGCCAGATGGACGTCGTCATGGCGCTCTGGAAGAACGGGCTGATCGTCAACGGCTGA
- a CDS encoding thioredoxin family protein, protein MARPTKPPVPPIRNRGPVLVVAILGVAIIVTGGVFFYLHTTEKPAAETTESSPVAAVQPEVTTPHAIPKNHIYSVTADPKVEIAAALTQAKKENKRVILDFGGDWCGDCQVLDLYFHQAPNSGLLAQNFVVVHIYIGEDGQMDQHLDVAQKYEVPISKGVPALAVLNADGKLVYAQRSGEFEAMRRMDPASVSEFLNRWKA, encoded by the coding sequence ATGGCACGTCCCACGAAACCGCCCGTTCCGCCCATCCGCAATCGCGGTCCCGTTCTTGTTGTTGCGATCCTTGGCGTCGCCATTATCGTGACGGGCGGCGTGTTCTTCTACCTCCACACGACGGAAAAGCCCGCTGCGGAGACGACAGAGTCCTCGCCGGTGGCGGCGGTTCAGCCTGAGGTGACGACACCACATGCGATTCCGAAGAATCACATCTACTCGGTGACCGCAGACCCGAAGGTGGAGATCGCGGCCGCGCTGACGCAGGCGAAGAAGGAGAACAAACGGGTCATCCTGGACTTCGGTGGAGACTGGTGCGGCGACTGCCAGGTGCTCGATCTCTACTTCCACCAGGCTCCCAACAGCGGCTTGCTGGCTCAGAACTTCGTGGTGGTGCATATCTACATCGGCGAAGATGGCCAGATGGACCAGCATCTCGATGTCGCGCAGAAGTACGAAGTGCCGATCTCGAAGGGAGTTCCGGCGCTCGCCGTACTCAATGCGGACGGCAAGCTGGTGTACGCGCAGCGCTCGGGTGAGTTCGAGGCCATGCGCCGGATGGACCCAGCATCGGTCAGTGAATTCCTCAATCGATGGAAGGCCTGA
- a CDS encoding YihY/virulence factor BrkB family protein, with protein MRLPSVARHTIMRVVEHDCLNVAQSAAYSAIFALFPALIVMAAIAPLLPHAAPLRLQVAHFFERVLPPDVTPVLETYFTRTPDPQSTSALIIAALVSLTGASSVIVTLMEGFRRAHDLPVDCWGFWQRRFRAFGLVPLSLLPFTAASILLVFGHVITHWFAMHLSHTVELLVLILGFAIRWVVALLGSTGVIALIYHMGTPMRQAWHRTLPGAVVATGMWFFTTLVFGWYVTRFANYGKVYGSLGAGIALLFWLYIISLSILSGAEFNAQFFHEKTLLVTGSVPARTVPHN; from the coding sequence ATGCGCCTGCCGTCGGTCGCCCGGCATACGATCATGCGCGTGGTCGAGCATGACTGCCTCAACGTGGCGCAGTCTGCGGCCTACTCCGCTATCTTCGCGCTCTTCCCTGCGCTGATCGTGATGGCGGCGATCGCGCCGCTTCTTCCGCACGCCGCTCCTCTTCGCCTTCAGGTCGCGCACTTCTTCGAGCGCGTACTGCCTCCGGACGTAACGCCTGTCCTTGAAACGTACTTCACGCGCACCCCGGATCCGCAATCGACCAGTGCGCTTATCATCGCGGCCCTGGTCAGCCTTACCGGCGCATCGAGCGTGATCGTAACGCTGATGGAAGGCTTTCGCCGCGCCCATGACCTTCCAGTCGATTGCTGGGGCTTCTGGCAGAGGCGTTTCCGGGCGTTCGGCCTGGTTCCGCTGTCCCTGCTGCCGTTTACGGCGGCGAGCATCCTCCTTGTCTTCGGGCACGTCATCACGCACTGGTTCGCGATGCATCTTTCGCACACGGTCGAGCTGCTCGTACTGATCCTTGGCTTCGCGATCCGCTGGGTCGTCGCCCTGCTCGGCAGCACGGGGGTGATCGCGCTGATCTACCACATGGGGACGCCGATGCGTCAGGCGTGGCACAGGACGCTGCCTGGAGCCGTCGTCGCGACGGGAATGTGGTTCTTTACAACCCTCGTCTTCGGCTGGTACGTGACGCGCTTTGCCAACTACGGAAAGGTCTACGGCTCGCTCGGTGCCGGCATCGCGCTCCTGTTCTGGCTGTATATCATCTCGCTCAGCATTCTGTCCGGTGCGGAGTTCAACGCGCAGTTCTTTCACGAGAAAACATTACTTGTCACCGGGAGTGTCCCGGCACGAACGGTTCCGCACAATTAG